The Candidozyma auris chromosome 1, complete sequence genome includes a region encoding these proteins:
- the MTS1 gene encoding Mts1p, whose protein sequence is MLAGVEFIKTPKAAPQPPASDECGILTTDSPTIKNAPLPADGPGSRSFSNTAMIACLVGIPWLVVRKLGLGFKTWLFFFVLLAIPILMAYWTLMSTFSPRINEKVKYPGRPISHYLEFHTPELKAKYIDSNGGKGTKIPMETFHELYFAGKVSFKGDALDVMEYRHDWANFRFTLSLFRFFLLGMIPEVIMHSKSQDEEQVRDHYDRGDDFYTWFLGPRMIYTSGTISDIKKEETLEELQDNKLNVVASKIQLSKNDHILDLGCGWGTWATFASSQTGAKVTGITLGRNQTKWGNQLLSDYGVSADQSRIVCCDYREAPKSGKPSGKYDKITCLEMAEHVGIRRFGAFLAQVYDSLEDDGVFFLQYAGLRKAWQYEDLVWGLFMNKYIFPGADASTPVAFVIGALESAGFEIVSVENIGVSYSATLWRWYRNWMGNKDNVINKYGIKWFRIWEYFLSSSVITARQGGASCFQFVMRKNLNSYHRVNYVPAQHGIVTPAKEGIKWAKE, encoded by the coding sequence ATGTTGGCTGGCGTCGAGTTCATCAAAACGCCCAAAGCGGCTCCTCAGCCACCTGCCTCGGATGAGTGTGGAATTCTCACCACAGACTCTCCAACCATCAAAAACGCCCCCTTGCCTGCCGACGGTCCCGGCTCCAGAAGCTTCAGCAACACCGCCATGATCGCTTGTTTAGTTGGTATTCCATGGCTTGTGGTGAGGAAGCTAGGCCTTGGTTTCAAAAcatggctcttcttctttgtgcTACTTGCAATTCCTATCTTGATGGCCTACTGGACGCTTATGTCCACTTTCAGCCCCCGTATTAATGAGAAGGTGAAGTACCCTGGCAGACCCATTTCTCACTACTTGGAGTTTCACACTCCTGAGCTCAAGGCTAAGTATATTGACTCAAACGGTGGAAAGGGTACCAAGATCCCCATGGAGACTTTCCACGAGTTGTACTTTGCTGGCAAGGTGTCTTTCAAGGGCGACGCCTTAGACGTCATGGAGTACAGACACGATTGGGCCAACTTCCGCTTTACTTTGTCGCTTTTCcgttttttcttgttgggAATGATCCCTGAGGTGATCATGCACTCGAAGTCTCAGGACGAGGAGCAAGTGAGAGATCACTACGACAGGGGTGACGACTTCTACACCTGGTTCTTGGGACCCCGTATGATCTATACTTCAGGAACCATCAGtgatatcaagaaagaagagaccTTAGAGGAATTGCAGGACAACAAGTTGAATGTCGTTGCTTCCAAGATccaattgagcaagaacGACCACATTTTGGACTTGGGCTGCGGTTGGGGTACTTGGGCCACTTTTGCTTCCTCTCAGACTGGTGCTAAAGTGACTGGTATTACCTTGGGTAGAAATCAGACCAAGTGGGGCAATCAACTCTTGTCCGACTACGGTGTTTCTGCGGATCAGTCGAGAATTGTGTGCTGCGATTACAGAGAGGCTCCAAAGTCCGGGAAGCCCAGCGGCAAGTACGACAAGATCACCTGTCTTGAGATGGCCGAGCACGTTGGCATTAGAAGATTTGGTGCCTTCTTGGCTCAGGTGTACGACTCCTTGGAGGACGATggagttttctttttgcagTACGCCGGGTTGAGAAAGGCATGGCAATACGAAGATTTGGTGTGGGGCTTGTTCATGAACAAATACATCTTCCCTGGTGCCGATGCTTCCACTCCAGTTGCTTTTGTCATTGGTGCTTTGGAAAGTGCTGGTTTTGAGATTGTATCTGTAGAAAACATTGGTGTGTCGTACTCTGCTACGTTGTGGAGATGGTACAGAAACTGGATGGGCAACAAGGACAATGTCATCAACAAATACGGTATCAAGTGGTTCAGAATCTGGGAGTACTTTTTGTCGTCGTCTGTAATTACTGCCAGACAAGGTGGTGCCTCGTGCTTCCAGTTTGTCATGAGAAAGAACCTCAACTCCTACCATCGTGTGAACTACGTTCCTGCTCAGCATGGTATTGTCACTCCAGCCAAAGAGGGTATCAAGTGGGCCAAGGAATGA